One stretch of Astatotilapia calliptera chromosome 3, fAstCal1.2, whole genome shotgun sequence DNA includes these proteins:
- the LOC113019249 gene encoding uncharacterized protein LOC113019249 — MVSNYKVPPKLDEARPYECWKNEVNIWRRVTELDKKKQALAVALGLEGRAREMAMEIPVEDLDKDDGMEILLAKLDAVFQREEKDRAYEAYSCFDSIAKNHSVSMADYIIDFEQRYNRMKKYNMTLPDAVLAFKLLDTASLDEKSRQLALTACTDLTFASMKSALKRIFGGKVTGVFSGIQLNQEAVFFTEQKGPKYKRNNGTSSRSGQRQPLQGTNPLDKFGKRRRCAICQSTYHWAKDCPHRNGDQVKLTEDGKVEECNITLYTKASMTDSEIFLTEALGSAIIDTACTRTVCGQKWLDSYMRDLSQGQVNKLLQSETPSSRPFRFGDGIVVYSSRKVKLPVKIGQTKCDIESEVVPVDIPLLLSKTSLKKAGTVLDMENDSVVMFKQPVPLELTSSGHYCVDIRDENTTENCNENEVLMVTAEMSTKEKQKVLVKLHKQFGHASAERLLRLIQSSGNTDKQCAVILQEIVRDCDICQKYCKTKPRPAVGLPLASEYNETVAMDLHELEPNVWYLHIIDHFTRFSAGSIVKTKKAAEIVNSFIHTWISIHGAPRRLYTDNGGEFNNTDIRDMAENFNIEVKTTAGYSPWSNGLLERHNMTLTEILLKVKKERGCDWHTVLDWALMAKNSMLNVHGYSPHQLVFGQNPNQPSVLMDKPPALEGTTVSARVAEHISALHASRKAFTEAECSERIRRALRKQLRPTDDKYEAGDKVYYKRVDCTEWKGPGVVIGQDGTVVFVRHGGTLVRVHQSRLTKVDSQTGDKQKPHSTTDDDNKDAVENDDTDTPDGEQSISEEEDITIDRETNTTENMSVTQTANEPSTPTDHVSANVKLRSGQLIAFTNRDNGVQHTARVLGRAGKAKGQYKNWYNVQYLEHDGSEGEKKAVDMSLVDGLCTEAENRDADVLITKDISFDSAKQQEIESWQSNGVFDEVKDLGQKCVSTRWVCTLKETTNGVVPKARLVARGFEEVNTKELQKESPTCASESLRLVLAVICQNKWRVNSMDIKSAFLQGMELSRDVHLRPPPEAGKDNVLWKLKKCVYGLADASLYWYNKVKDIMLKTGGKISQVDPAVFYWQNEQSEVTGVLACHVDDFLWAGSSHFATHIIPVLKSTFLVGREEHDSFSYVGMDICTVNDVIEVHQQLYIDNLQPVQLQAARAVQREASLSETEREQLRSKIGQILWVAKQTRPDVMFDTCSLGSNIKDATVQSIHEVNKVIRKLKAEKVTLKFQHLGNSEDLALIVFSDASFGNLPDGGTQGGALIVLMGKKIRRMVRSTLAGETLAMSDGIDSALFLATLFSELTTGNTGLNALPLICVTDNHSLFDALKSTKQVTEKRLRLEMSSIKELIQAKKIRQVCWSDSKSQLADCLTKKGVSPLALLKALDEGLWIL, encoded by the exons ATGGTTTCCAATTACAAAGTACCACCAAAGCTTGATGAAGCCAGGCCATACGAATGCTGGAAGAATGAAGTCAATATCTGGAGACGAGTTACGGAGctggataaaaagaaacaggcaCTCGCGGTGGCGCTGGGGCTCGAGGGAAGAGCCAGAGAAATGGCCATGGAGATACCCGTGGAAGATTTGGACAAAGATGACGGTATGGAAATACTGCTTGCAAAACTTGACGCGGTGtttcagagagaagagaaagaccGCGCTTATGAAGCCTACTCGTGTTTTGACTCCATTGCAAAGAACCACAGCGTGTCCATGGCAGACTACATTATAGACTTTGAACAGCGTTATAACCGGATGAAAAAGTACAACATGACGCTGCCTGACGCTGTGCTAGCATTTAAGCTTCTAGATACAGCTAGTCTTGATGAGAAAAGTCGACAGCTTGCACTGACAGCGTGCACGGACTTAACATTTGCGTCTATGAAGTCTGCACTGAAACGGATTTTCGGAGGGAAAGTAACCGGAGTTTTCAGCGGAATTCAACTGAACCAAGAAGCAGTTTTCTTTACGGAACAAAAAGGTCCCAAATACAAACGAAACAACGGTACTTCGTCGCGGAGTGGACAGCGACAACCACTACAAGGTACCAACCCACTTGACAAGTTTGGCAAGCGAAGAAGATGTGCTATTTGTCAGAGCACTTac caCTGGGCGAAAGACTGTCCTCATCGTAATGGTGACCAAGTAAAGCTAACTGAAGATGGGAAAGTGGAGGAGTGTAACATTACTTTGTACACTAAAGCCTCAATGACAGACTCTGAAATCTTCCTGACTGAGGCATTGGGGTCAGCCATTATTGATACTGCATGTACACGTACAGTTTGTGGTCAGAAGTGGCTAGATAGTTACATGCGTGACCTCAGCCAAGGCCAAGTAAACAAGCTGTTGCAATCAGAAACCCCCAGCTCCAGACCATTTCGCTTTGGGGATGGTATTGTAGTGTATTCCAGCAGAAAAGTGAAACTTCCAGTCAAAATTGGACAAACAAAATGTGACATTGAAAGTGAAGTAGTTCCTGTTGACATTCCACTACTACTGAGCAAAACGTCTCTCAAGAAAGCAGGGACTGTTCTAGACATGGAGAATGACAGTGTTGTCATGTTCAAGCAGCCTGTTCCCCTAGAGCTCACTAGTTCGGGACACTATTGCGTGGACATTAGAGATGAAAATACTACAGAAAACTGCAATGAAAATGAAGTTCTCATGGTAACTGCTGAAATGTctacaaaagagaaacagaaagtcCTTGTGAAACTTCATAAGCAGTTTGGTCATGCATCTGCAGAGAGGTTATTGAGGCTCATCCAAAGCTCTGGCAATACAGATAAACAATGTGCAGTTATTCTACAAGAGATAGTTCGTGACTGTGACATTTGTCAGAAATATTGCAAAACCAAGCCGAGACCTGCTGTTGGTCTACCCCTGGCTTCTGAGTATAATGAGACAGTAGCGATGGATCTACATGAGCTGGAGCCCAATGTGTGGTACCTTCACATCATCGACCACTTCACACGCTTCAGTGCCGGCAGCAtcgtaaagacaaagaaagctgCAGAGATCGTCAACTCCTTCATTCACACCTGGATAAGCATTCACGGTGCCCCCAGACGGCTCTACACAGACAACGGCGGAGAGTTCAACAACACAGACATTCGGGACATGGCTGAAAACTTCAACATTGAGGTAAAAACAACGGCGGGGTATAGTCCCTGGAGCAACGGACTACTGGAGAGACATAACATGACACTTACAGAAATCCTCCTGAAGGTAAAAAAGGAACGTGGATGTGACTGGCACACTGTGCTAGACTGGGCCCTTATGGCCAAAAACAGTATGCTTAATGTACATGGTTATAGTCCACATCAACTTGTGTTTGGCCAAAACCCCAACCAACCTTCTGTGTTGATGGATAAGCCACCTGCCTTAGAGGGCACAACTGTAAGTGCAAGAGTAGCTGAACATATCTCAGCATTACATGCTTCCAGGAAAGCATTTACTGAGGCAGAGTGTTCAGAAAGGATCAGGAGAGCACTACGCAAACAACTTAGGCCTACAGATGACAAATATGAGGCAGGAGATAAAGTATACTACAAACGAGTCGACTGTACAGAGTGGAAGGGTCCAGGTGTAGTTATTGGGCAGGATGGAACTGTTGTATTTGTAAGACATGGGGGGACTCTTGTAAGAGTACACCAGTCAAGATTGACTAAAGTGGATTCACAGACTGGAGATAAACAAAAACCACACAGTACTACTGATGATGACAACAAAGACGCAGTTGAAAATGATGACACTGACACACCCGATGGTGAACAGAGTATTAGTGAGGAAGAAGACATCACTATTGACAGAGAAACTAACACTACAGAAAACATGTCTGTcacacaaactgcaaatgagcCCTCTACACCCACTGATCATGTCTCTGCTAATGTAAAGTTAAGATCAGGACAGCTGATTGCTTTTACCAACAGAGACAACGGTGTTCAACACACAGCCAGAGTGCTAGGCAGAGCGGGAAAAGCAAAAGGGCAATACAAAAACTGGTACAATGTGCAATATCTTGAGCATGATGGTAGTGAAGGTGAAAAGAAAGCTGTAGACATGTCACTTGTTGATGGTCTTTGcactgaagctgaaaacagagaTGCAGATGTACTCATAACAAAAGATATTTCCTTTGATTCTGCTAAGCAGCAGGAGATTGAGAGCTGGCAAAGTAATGGTGTGTTTGATGAAGTGAAAGACCTGGGTCAAAAATGTGTGTCTACTAGATGGGTCTGTACACTCAAAGAAACTACTAATGGTGTTGTCCCAAAGGCTCGACTTGTGGCACGGGGGTTTGAAGAGGTAAATACTAAAGAACTACAGAAAGAGTCTCCAACATGTGCGTCTGAGTCCCTCAGACTGGTGCTAGCTGTGATATGTCAAAACAAGTGGAGAGTAAATTCAATGGACATTAAATCTGCCTTCTTGCAGGGAATGGAACTGTCAAGAGACGTCCATCTTCGTCCCCCACCTGAAGCTGGCAAGGACAATGTTCTATGGAAACTGAAAAAGTGTGTTTATGGACTTGCAGATGCTTCACTTTATTGGTACAATAAGGTCAAAGACATTATGCTCAAAACTGGTGGTAAAATATCACAGGTTGATCCTGCAGTGTTCTATTGGCAGAATGAACAATCTGAGGTTACAGGAGTGCTTGCATGTCATGTTGATGATTTCCTTTGGGCTGGTTCAAGTCACTTTGCAACTCATATCATTCCTGTACTGAAATCTACCTTCCTTGTGGGCCGTGAAGAACATGACAGCTTTTCTTATGTTGGTATGGACATTTGTACAGTTAATGATGTAATAGAGGTGCATCAACAACTTTACATTGACAACCTACAACCGGTTCAGTTACAAGCAGCACGGGCTGTACAGAGGGAGGCTTCCTTAAGTGAAACAGAACGTGAGCAACTCAGGTCAAAAATAGGACAGATTTTGTGGGTTGCCAAACAAACAAGGCCTGATGTTATGTTTGACACATGTAGCCTTGGATCTAATATCAAAGATGCAACTGTACAGTCTATTCATGAAGTGAACAAAGTTATCCGTAAACTTAAGGCAGAGAAAGTGACTCTTAAGTTTCAGCACTTGGGTAACAGTGAGGATCTGGCATTGATTGTTTTCAGTGATGCTTCATTTGGCAACCTTCCTGATGGCGGTACTCAAGGAGGGGCATTAATCGTCCTTATGGGTAAAAAAATCAGGCGCATGGTCAGAAGTACACTGGCAGGAGAAACTCTTGCCATGTCAGATGGAATAGACAGTGCGCTCTTCCTGGCAACACTTTTTTCTGAGCTTACAACTGGTAACACTGGTCTGAACGCTCTTCCTTTGATCTGTGTGACTGATAATCATTCCTTGTTTGATGCACTCAAGTCTACTAAGCAGGTTACAGAGAAGAGACTGAGGCTAGAAATGAGCAGCATTAAAGAGCTCATACAAGCCAAGAAAATCAGACAGGTTTGTTGGTCAGATTCAAAATCTCAACTTGCTGATTGTCTGACAAAAAAGGGAGTTTCACCTTTAGCCCTTCTAAAGGCGCTAGATGAaggactctggatactgtaa
- the LOC113014299 gene encoding uncharacterized protein LOC113014299, with product MECRFLSVSNAVDCKKFFVRIHLSTSEQTDSTHIKHAFPLSLKRYAPSPAPGPQQSPLLGGLPGSFLLIGQQAACLRLAQLKARLALTQINNAIAVDGRTNTPAPFIPTTPPCPTAAAISPLNLLKVANTMSHPSYNPYASGNQSSAQGRYGQSSMQAERDSHKTSPHLGPGSSFSSSGVSSATPAKSGGIMSYRPEGSKTSMEEDIKRSIDMHISRAREEVRNQPVDKSSHFTQRHEYDSSGKDVTSYMLSSNSQRPPDVASSTSSMDWLPSYKRKTEDDSSKYCSSSASLSYLSTGDGRFNASNERERNVQSIPGLGDYDYPVPGKPVGSAESTRPKYTSETAVNILMQFGLEKEDLEHLISYPEDQMTPDNLPFILRQIRMEKAKRSATADPSKSYYDPHSTTSMSGRERLSTSRGEGMRQDELSPIVQPSKVIDYGHTGKYTGSFGDEIGRSSSGASSGGSGGTLLMGSYDSSGHSREPLQKSMTEVKNSTLVSSRDQGSSFTSHGSMRSSDPAQQLHTQPNQSSQEIFKGFSLPKTDTDIRPLKAEVTKALPLKNPEPDRHSASKSQLTPNIVRSVHPSRPGLVLIGSSSSDSHIKEKSKTHGQVSNVSEQMKKQQMQQKQVQQQQVKQTMQQPPPKQQQQTQQLKQQQTQQQQLKQMQQLKQQQTRSSSNNN from the exons ATGGAATGC CGTTTCCTTTCCGTTAGCAACGCTGTAGATTGCAAGAAGTTCTTCGTGAGGATTCATTTGAGCACATCAGAACAAACGGATTCCACACATATAAAGCACG CTTTTCCATTGTCATTGAAGCGTTACGCCCCTTCTCCTGCACCAGGGCCCCAACAGAGCCCCCTACTGGGTGGGCTCCCAGGGAGCTTTTTACTGATCGGACAGCAAGCTGCATGCTTGCGGCTGGCTCAGCTGAAAGCCCGCCTTGCGTTGACACAGATAAATAACGCTATTGCTGTTGATGGTCGAACCAACACACCTGCCCCATTTATACCCACAACACCCCCCTGCCCGACAGCTGCAGCCATCAGTCCACTAAACCTTCTGAAGGTTGCTAACACCATGTCCCATCCCTCATATAACCCCTATGCCTCTGGGAATCAAAGTTCAGCCCAGGGGCGCTATGGACAGTCCAGTATGCAGGCAGAGAGAGACTCTCATAAGACATCTCCTCATCTTGGGCCTGGGTCCAGCTTTAGCTCTTCTGGAGTTTCATCTGCGACTCCTGCAAAATCTGGGGGAATAATGAGCTACAGGCCAGAAGGGAGTAAGACTTCAATGGAAGAGGACATAAAGAGGTCCATAGACATGCATATAAGCAGAGCCAGAGAGGAGGTGAGAAATCAGCCTGTAGACAAGAGCAGTCATTTTACTCAAAGACATGAGTATGATTCTTCAGGCAAAGATGTGACTTCCTACATGTTGTCCTCAAACTCTCAAAGACCTCCTGATGTTGCAAGTAGCACTAGCTCCATGGACTGGTTGCCAAGCTACAAACGGAAAACTGAGGATGATTCGTCTAAATACTGTTCATCATCTGCTTCATTGAGCTATCTAAGCACTGGTGACGGTAGGTTTAATGCCTCGAATGAAAGAGAGCGCAATGTGCAATCCATTCCAGGCTTAGGTGATTATGACTACCCAGTGCCAGGCAAACCTGTGGGTTCTGCAGAGTCTACTCGTCCCAAGTACACTTCAGAAACAGCTGTGAACATCCTTATGCAGTTTGGACTTGAAAAAGAGGACCTGGAACATCTGATCTCATATCCCGAAGATCAGATGACTCCTGACAACCTGCCTTTTATCTTACGACAAATCCGCATGGAAAAGGCAAAGAGATCTGCCACAGCAGATCCATCAAAATCCTACTATGATCCTCATTCCACCACAAGTATGAGTGGAAGGGAAAGGTTGAGTACTTCAAGAGGGGAAGGGATGCGTCAGGATGAATTGTCACCTATTGTCCAACCAAGTAAAGTGATTGATTATGGACATACTGGAAAATATACTGGGAGCTTTGGGGATGAAATTGGAAGGAGCAGCAGTGGAGCTAGTAGTGGTGGAAGTGGAGGTACGCTGCTGATGGGCTCCTATGATAGTAGCGGTCACAGTCGAGAACCACTGCAAAAAAGTATGACAGAGGTGAAAAACAGCACCTTGGTTTCTTCCCGTGATCAAGGCAGCTCTTTTACCAGTCATGGCTCAATGCGAAGCAGCGATCCAGCTCAACAACTGCACACCCAACCGAACCAGTCATCTCAAGAAATCTTCAAAGGTTTCTCTCTGccaaagacagacacagacataaGACCTCTTAAAGCAGAAGTCACTAAAGCCCTTCCGTTGAAAAATCCAGAGCCAGATCGCCATTCAGCATCAAAAAGCCAACTAACTCCTAATATAGTTCGTAGTGTGCATCCAAGCCGACCTGGCCTTGTACTCattggcagcagcagcagcgacagTCACATCAAAGAAAAGAGTAAGACTCACGGGCAAGTATCAAATGTTTCTGAGCAGATGAAAAAACAGCAAATGCAGCAGAAGCAGGTACAACAGCAACAGGTGAAACAGACAATGCAACAACCACcaccaaagcagcagcagcagacgcaacaactgaagcagcagcagacgcAACAGCAACAACTGAAGCAGATGCAAcaactgaagcagcagcagac acgcagcagcagcaacaacaactga